A single Vulcanisaeta distributa DSM 14429 DNA region contains:
- a CDS encoding phospholipase D-like domain-containing protein, translating to MLIHICHRLDECLDRARVLSGLTSFNAATGFVDYDGLSYVLNYLGGIGDVRVVVGDLGSIPRVIYERWRDVIRVYRRLHTKLYLLGNGVAIVGSANLTVGGLYGNVELNVLIKNGELYGQLMRYFEELWLNAKPLTEDYVEDVEEVEVRNTKRSAAGFVSEVNRALLSILGVDEECLTTFNPRQCAAMVAEAINKRFRDCEDPPESCVVAAVAEELNLKVNELARQLISGPGSAVVAGHPLCWVKAFINLLRAGRVGVEELSSGVRIYEAMVREASRECPGRAGELAREELVRLHDERYRDDYVRWKIPYRLLPLALVLPIIGCRLVGIRRRDGSVLRRLACNQ from the coding sequence ATGCTTATTCATATTTGCCATAGGCTCGATGAGTGCCTAGATAGGGCTAGGGTCCTTAGTGGCTTAACATCATTTAACGCAGCGACTGGGTTTGTTGATTATGATGGGTTATCGTACGTACTTAATTACCTGGGGGGTATTGGTGATGTTAGGGTTGTGGTTGGTGACTTGGGTTCAATACCGAGGGTTATCTATGAGAGGTGGCGTGATGTGATTAGGGTGTATCGAAGGCTACACACTAAGCTTTACTTACTTGGTAATGGTGTTGCCATTGTCGGTAGTGCTAATTTGACGGTTGGTGGTCTTTATGGTAATGTTGAGTTGAATGTCTTAATAAAGAATGGGGAGCTTTACGGTCAATTAATGAGGTATTTTGAGGAATTGTGGCTTAATGCTAAGCCGCTTACTGAGGATTACGTGGAGGATGTCGAGGAGGTCGAGGTTAGGAATACGAAGCGCAGCGCCGCTGGGTTTGTGAGTGAGGTGAATAGGGCATTACTAAGCATTTTGGGTGTCGATGAGGAGTGTTTAACCACGTTTAACCCAAGGCAGTGCGCGGCGATGGTTGCCGAGGCCATTAATAAGAGGTTCCGTGATTGTGAGGACCCTCCTGAGAGCTGTGTTGTGGCTGCTGTTGCTGAGGAATTGAACCTGAAGGTTAATGAGCTAGCTAGGCAGTTAATAAGCGGGCCTGGTTCAGCCGTTGTCGCAGGGCACCCGTTGTGTTGGGTTAAGGCCTTTATTAACCTGTTAAGGGCTGGTCGTGTAGGTGTTGAGGAGTTGAGTAGTGGTGTTAGGATTTACGAGGCCATGGTTAGGGAGGCGTCGCGGGAATGCCCTGGCAGGGCTGGGGAGCTGGCCCGTGAAGAGCTCGTGAGGCTTCATGATGAGCGTTATAGGGATGACTATGTCAGGTGGAAGATACCATATAGGTTATTGCCGCTTGCCCTGGTGCTCCCAATCATTGGCTGTAGGTTGGTTGGTATTCGTAGGAGGGACGGTAGTGTGTTAAGGAGGTTGGCCTGTAATCAGTAG
- a CDS encoding EVE domain-containing protein yields the protein MDNTGMHWVFTTSPQNLITCLRYCVFGVDDEKYGITARDLVKPGDLMIFYVRSLRVRIVNAPNRCQRVFLGPYRVRSSGLLRPDHPAVNEWNPKNKFNMLIGIEKLNDIYIGAVGIYLVLNNLYFITNKARSGRGGWQDHMQFSIISIREEDYRTIINHLDPKHPCIKQLRELMGDSTPCL from the coding sequence ATGGACAACACCGGCATGCACTGGGTCTTTACCACTAGTCCGCAAAACCTTATCACCTGCCTAAGGTATTGCGTGTTTGGCGTTGATGATGAGAAGTACGGAATTACGGCAAGGGACCTCGTGAAACCCGGCGATCTCATGATCTTCTACGTTAGATCGTTGAGGGTGAGGATAGTTAACGCACCCAATAGGTGCCAGAGGGTATTCTTAGGACCTTATAGAGTTAGGAGTAGTGGTTTATTGCGTCCCGATCACCCAGCCGTTAATGAGTGGAATCCGAAGAATAAATTCAATATGTTAATAGGGATTGAGAAGCTTAACGACATTTACATAGGCGCTGTGGGCATTTATCTCGTATTAAATAATTTATACTTCATCACAAACAAGGCAAGGAGTGGTCGTGGTGGTTGGCAGGACCACATGCAATTCTCAATAATATCAATTAGGGAGGAGGATTATAGAACCATAATTAATCACTTAGACCCGAAACACCCCTGTATAAAGCAGTTAAGGGAATTGATGGGTGACTCAACGCCATGCCTATGA
- a CDS encoding HEPN domain-containing protein, producing the protein MYDPIDEVNYRYRLAINYLREANEAFSRGDWRGTVAAAQLSAENAAKAVIAIYRIPSWSHDPSGELEDVMANLPRNLTELVSELAVIVRRLAPEHGRSTYGEPERGLTPWEIYSRGDAEAALGMARRAVDIMRAVLKSLGLEIS; encoded by the coding sequence ATGTATGACCCAATCGATGAGGTCAATTACAGGTATAGGCTAGCCATTAACTACCTCAGGGAGGCCAATGAGGCATTCAGTCGGGGTGATTGGAGGGGCACCGTCGCCGCTGCGCAGTTGTCTGCTGAAAACGCGGCTAAGGCCGTCATAGCCATTTATAGGATACCGAGTTGGAGTCATGACCCGTCTGGCGAGTTGGAGGATGTAATGGCTAACCTACCGAGGAATTTAACGGAATTGGTAAGTGAATTAGCGGTGATAGTGAGGAGGTTGGCGCCCGAGCATGGTAGGAGCACGTATGGAGAGCCTGAACGTGGATTAACTCCCTGGGAAATATACAGCCGAGGTGACGCCGAAGCTGCCCTGGGCATGGCTAGGAGGGCTGTTGACATTATGAGAGCCGTGTTAAAGTCCCTGGGCCTAGAAATTTCCTAA
- a CDS encoding nucleotidyltransferase family protein, with protein sequence MNLNELINLLRMACRDLEGEFGDEFLGLMLFGSWARGEAREDSDVDVMVLFNTLSGLDVRARAYEVLRRFVKRDITLVDMRRSELSGKLTALAINMAWDGVIICDRYGDLRRFKDSVIKFIENEGLVRYRTRDGKYGWMRADGRPMIKSVRVNV encoded by the coding sequence GTGAACCTTAATGAGCTTATCAACTTACTGAGGATGGCATGCAGGGACTTAGAGGGTGAGTTCGGCGATGAGTTCCTTGGGCTCATGCTCTTTGGTAGCTGGGCGAGGGGTGAGGCACGTGAGGATAGTGATGTTGACGTAATGGTACTATTCAACACGCTGAGCGGGTTAGATGTTAGGGCTAGGGCCTATGAGGTGCTTAGGCGATTCGTTAAGCGCGATATAACACTGGTAGATATGAGGAGGAGCGAGCTCAGCGGTAAATTGACGGCGTTGGCAATCAACATGGCGTGGGATGGGGTAATAATCTGTGATAGGTATGGTGACCTGAGGCGTTTTAAGGATTCCGTGATTAAATTCATAGAGAATGAGGGCCTGGTCAGGTATAGGACTAGGGATGGGAAGTATGGGTGGATGAGGGCTGATGGAAGGCCGATGATTAAGTCGGTGAGGGTTAATGTATGA
- a CDS encoding phosphoribosyltransferase family protein, with amino-acid sequence MGGVELVRVYGGQLFHEVEVFGLRRSLPIVPIGFGLWIASDAGLVLGDVEFIGKASHEVARVVRQYDPDVIVTAEAKAIAMAYEVAKNLGHGRFVAVRKSVKGYMRGYITENVKSITTRKPQTLVLTNEDAEFIRGRRVCLFDDVVSTGSTMGALERLVNRVGGEVVCKACIWREGPWYTSNDLVFFDYLPIYVSRELYSRFIGGSPIGVVGGE; translated from the coding sequence ATGGGTGGTGTTGAGCTTGTTAGGGTTTATGGGGGGCAGTTGTTTCATGAGGTGGAGGTTTTTGGTCTTAGGCGTAGCTTGCCTATAGTGCCTATTGGCTTTGGTTTGTGGATTGCCTCGGATGCCGGGCTTGTGCTTGGTGATGTGGAGTTCATTGGTAAGGCTAGTCATGAGGTCGCCAGGGTTGTGAGGCAGTACGACCCGGATGTCATCGTTACGGCCGAGGCCAAGGCCATTGCCATGGCCTATGAAGTGGCTAAGAACCTCGGCCACGGCAGATTCGTGGCCGTTAGGAAGAGTGTTAAGGGCTACATGAGGGGCTACATTACTGAGAACGTGAAGTCAATAACAACCAGGAAGCCTCAAACCCTCGTACTCACTAACGAGGATGCGGAGTTTATCAGGGGTAGGAGGGTGTGCCTATTTGATGATGTCGTGTCCACGGGTAGCACCATGGGGGCTCTAGAGAGGCTCGTCAACAGGGTTGGTGGTGAGGTTGTTTGTAAGGCGTGTATTTGGCGTGAGGGTCCCTGGTACACATCCAACGACCTGGTGTTCTTCGATTACCTGCCAATCTACGTCTCGAGGGAGCTATACAGTAGATTCATAGGTGGGTCACCCATTGGGGTGGTAGGCGGTGAGTGA
- a CDS encoding formate--phosphoribosylaminoimidazolecarboxamide ligase codes for MSEVLARYDLDRVTIATLASHSSLQIFHGAKLEGFGTVAIVPRDRLWFYEQFRHLIDHFIVLNNWRELCSPDVVRKLQSLNAILVPHGSYVEYVGLDCAEGIELPIFGLRGLFRVESDQWAKMDLLRRAGIPIPRLFSVGDDVDGPVIVKLPGAKGGRGYFIARSGEEVARGVEERVKEGLVKTPKDAIVQEYLIGVPVYIHYFHSPILGRVEILGADIRYETNIDGLRRLTPDIIVEMGLKPTFVVVGNIPLVLRESLLPRVLDYGIRFVEETRRSLPPGVIGPFSLEGVIDDEANIRIFEFSGRIVAGTNLYVYGSPYSYLYWGEPMSMGRRIAREIRMAIEKDELNRVVT; via the coding sequence GTGAGTGAGGTCCTTGCTAGGTATGACCTGGATAGGGTCACCATAGCCACGCTGGCCAGCCACTCATCGCTCCAGATATTCCACGGAGCTAAGCTTGAGGGCTTTGGGACCGTGGCCATCGTGCCCAGGGATAGGCTTTGGTTTTATGAGCAGTTTAGGCACTTGATTGACCACTTCATAGTCCTTAACAACTGGAGGGAGTTGTGTAGCCCCGACGTGGTCAGGAAGCTCCAATCGTTGAATGCCATATTGGTGCCCCACGGTAGTTACGTGGAGTACGTGGGTCTTGACTGCGCCGAGGGTATTGAGTTGCCCATCTTTGGGCTTAGGGGCTTATTTAGGGTTGAGAGTGACCAGTGGGCTAAGATGGACCTTCTCAGGAGGGCTGGTATACCAATACCGAGGCTTTTCAGTGTTGGTGATGATGTTGATGGGCCCGTGATAGTCAAGTTACCGGGTGCGAAGGGTGGTAGGGGTTATTTCATAGCTAGGTCTGGGGAGGAGGTTGCCAGGGGCGTTGAGGAGAGGGTTAAGGAAGGCTTGGTAAAGACGCCCAAGGACGCCATTGTGCAGGAGTATCTAATAGGCGTTCCAGTATACATACATTACTTCCACAGCCCAATACTGGGTAGGGTGGAGATATTGGGCGCCGACATTAGGTATGAAACCAATATTGATGGCTTAAGGAGGCTAACGCCGGATATTATCGTGGAGATGGGCCTAAAGCCCACCTTTGTCGTTGTGGGGAACATACCGCTTGTACTTAGGGAGAGCCTACTACCCAGGGTCCTCGACTATGGCATTAGGTTTGTTGAGGAGACCAGGAGAAGCCTACCACCCGGAGTCATTGGGCCCTTCTCCCTGGAGGGGGTCATAGACGATGAGGCTAATATAAGGATCTTCGAGTTCTCAGGAAGGATTGTTGCCGGGACTAACCTATACGTTTACGGTAGCCCATACTCATACCTCTACTGGGGTGAGCCCATGAGCATGGGTAGGAGGATTGCTAGGGAGATTAGGATGGCCATTGAGAAGGACGAGCTCAATAGGGTGGTCACATGA
- a CDS encoding formate--phosphoribosylaminoimidazolecarboxamide ligase family protein: protein MRYSAGNLLSGYRLGVDSVHIVAIASHSALDVFDGAKDEGFRTVAVCQRGRETAYLRFKRVVDVPLILDKYADVAREDVVGKLRSLNAIFVPNRSFSVYVGYDTIEDSFPVPIFGNRYLLRYEERVGDKTYYRILDLAGIRRPRTYASPDDIDRPVMVKMPHARKRVERGFFVAVDREDFWRKFRKLVSDGVVSEGDLNRASIEELIVGAHFNVNYFRSIARDEVEILSIDRRIQTNLDGLLRLTADVQLEIRDYLDVEMIEIGHEPATIRESELNRLFEVGDRFVKATEEVEPPGVIGPFTLQLIVTSDLDIVVFDVALRIGGGTNIYMGVGSQYSKLYFGRPISMGRRVAMEIRECLEGNCLDRVVT, encoded by the coding sequence ATGAGGTACAGCGCTGGGAACTTACTGAGTGGTTACAGGCTCGGCGTGGATTCAGTGCACATAGTAGCCATAGCAAGCCACTCCGCACTTGACGTGTTTGATGGGGCTAAGGATGAGGGCTTTAGGACAGTAGCCGTTTGCCAGAGGGGTAGGGAGACGGCGTACCTCAGGTTTAAGAGGGTTGTTGACGTACCATTAATACTTGATAAGTACGCCGACGTGGCTAGGGAGGACGTCGTGGGTAAGCTCAGGTCGTTAAACGCCATATTCGTGCCCAATAGGAGCTTCTCCGTCTACGTGGGCTACGACACGATAGAGGACAGTTTCCCCGTGCCCATATTCGGCAATAGGTACCTGCTCAGGTATGAGGAGAGGGTTGGGGATAAGACGTACTACAGGATCCTAGATCTTGCGGGAATTAGGAGACCAAGGACCTACGCCTCGCCTGATGACATTGATAGGCCCGTGATGGTTAAGATGCCCCACGCGAGGAAGAGGGTTGAGAGGGGGTTCTTCGTTGCCGTGGATAGAGAGGATTTCTGGAGGAAGTTTAGGAAGCTCGTTAGTGATGGGGTGGTGAGTGAGGGTGACCTTAACAGGGCGTCGATTGAGGAGTTAATTGTTGGGGCTCACTTCAACGTTAATTACTTCAGGAGTATCGCAAGGGATGAGGTGGAGATTCTCAGTATTGACAGGAGAATTCAGACGAACCTTGACGGGCTATTGAGGCTCACGGCTGATGTGCAGTTGGAGATTAGGGACTACCTCGATGTGGAGATGATCGAGATTGGTCATGAGCCGGCCACCATCAGGGAGAGCGAGCTTAATAGGCTCTTTGAGGTGGGCGATAGGTTCGTCAAGGCCACCGAGGAGGTTGAGCCGCCGGGTGTCATTGGTCCATTTACACTACAGTTGATAGTTACCTCGGACCTCGATATAGTGGTCTTCGACGTGGCCCTCAGGATTGGTGGTGGCACGAACATATACATGGGCGTCGGCAGTCAATATAGTAAGCTATACTTCGGTAGACCCATAAGTATGGGTAGGAGGGTCGCCATGGAGATTAGGGAGTGCCTTGAGGGTAATTGCTTGGATAGGGTGGTGACTTAG